The genomic region CTATTGCAGCAAAAGGAGTCAATTTATGGCATTAGACACTTGCCAGGGTCACATGAATAGGGCACTTTTGTCAAAGCCTATAAAAAGGGACGACGTGTTTGTGTAATGCTATTCTCTACATATAAAACTATACTAGACAGATGTTGAGAAGTGAGGACTATTTTTAATGGCAAGTTTTTAGTAAAAAGATTGACATACCCTTTTGATTAATGTCAGTGTTCATGCTGTTTGATCCCAAATCTTTTGCAAGCTTCTGGCCTGAGCCAAAGGTTGAACTTGTATGTTCATCATCGAGTTTGCGACTAGATCTTCGTCTCATTGTactaaattccaattcaaaattgTCAGGACCATGGGTTTTTAGAGCATGGAAAACCTTGTTAGCTAAATCCTCCAGAGTGCGAGCCTGTGTAACACAACTTTTGACATCAGCACACCAATATAATTATCTTATTAGCACTAAAATCTCAGGGGAAAAAGGCAAGAAATGGTGAGAATTGAGCTCACCTGCCTGAAATAAACAGTCCCTGAAGAGTTGAAATACGTTGCATTCTCAAATATCAGATACATGTCACGCTGCACAAAAGGAGTATAGTAAGTCGGATCAAAATTATTTAGTTCTGAAATAAACTAAGTTAATAGCATAAGACTTCATATGTCGGGTATTTAGATGCCGAGAAAACATTAATAACATATTACTACGAATCTACAATGAGACATGTTCTGTGTTACTTGGACACCTCACTTTGGCAGCATTTTGTGGGACATCACAGTATTCCTTCAGACACGACACAACTCTTAGCCACTTCATTTTTGGGCAAAAACATGAATTGATTTTCATCACAAACTCGTGTCTGACACGGTGACATGCACCACCGTGCGTTGTGCGCCACTTACAGAGTTGCAGGCGAGTCTAAGTAACATAGTATATGTAAGTACATAGACTTAATTGTTCAACTTACAAAGGGAATGATAACCACAATCTAAATAGTATAAGAAGCACCAGAGATAGAAAAGGAGCTCTTGGCTAATACTAAAAAGCTTATATAAGAAATCCGAGGCTTAAAATTAAAGGTGACCTCTACTTTTTAATGGTTGCAGCTCACCTCAAATTGTTGAAGATTCTTGTACAAACCTTCATAGAGTTTAGCTCTCATTGTACCAAAATCCATCGGCTCAGTGATGATCTCATAGTATTCTTCAACCTAAGGTTAGTTCAAGAACATGACCAACTCTGCAAGTTTAGGGATAACAGGAGCCAATTTAGCATATTAATGAAAACGTGGATTTTGAAGAAACAAACCTCACTAGGATCAACTGGCTCAGCAAATATGTCATGGGTATCTCTCCTGTTTACGAATTACAAAGGAACACTGTTATAATTTGTCCACTATACATCAGATAGAAACTACCATAGTAAACCATGGTACCGCAGTATCGCCGTACGGGTCAAAATTGCAGTAGACGGAAGCTTTCTATTTTCAGTGGTGCGCAAAATTGTCGCAGTTTCGTATTGATCATAATGCTCATATTGGTCTAATAATGGTTGTATCCATGTGTCAGCCAACTATAGGGTGTATGATTGGCATACTGACGTATCAACAAAATATTGCCTATTTCTTTATGGTCCTTTACGTATTGGGTAATAATGGTGCTAAGCGCAATACACTTTACCCTATATAAGCCCACAGGTCATATATCAGCCCACCAACGCACTTCGTAATAATTGTATAAAAATTACCCTCAATCAAATAGTACCTCTGCACGGTGTCCAGGACAAGCTCAAGGATGTGCTTCTCTGGCAACCATGACTCCTCTGCTTTTCAAGGGCGAGAATAAACTTAGGCTTGGCTatataatccatatttaatacaCACTTTGCCACACAGTTATTCAAGAGGGATATAAAATGAACCAGTCTGACCATGATAAAGATGTCCATGCTTCTGGCTTTCCTTACACTCTGAAGCTGATAATTTACCTGTCGAAACAGAAGCTCAGTAAACAAAGTAATCCTCACTTGCAACTAACTACTCTGATGGCTAGATAAATCCCAGGTTAAGGAAAAactcattgtttatttgatctaacAGGATGTATTACCAGGATCTTTAATACTTGGGTCTTAACTAAGGTGTACAGTTTTGGTGCATACTTGAGGTACATATGCGAAAGGCATTTAGTATATAAAGTACAGATCAATATTATTCTAAAGCTATGTTGCTTCAACTTGGTTGCAACTACAATAACAGAGGATTCAAAGGCCTACTTGGTCATGCCTACGGTGGTGTAAAAGAGGGCAGATGTGCGCAACCCTACCCTTGTTCGCAAAGCATAGAGAGACTCTTTCCGAATGGTTTAAAACAAAAATTGCATCTATGCGCTACTATTTCATTATCCAAGAAGTCAGTCATTTGTGCTTAAAAACATCATTTTCAAAGAAGAGAACTGTAAATCATGATATAAATTTAGCGATTAGTGTCAAATAACTCTAATAATTCCTTTTCTTTCGTGTCAATCTTTCTTTAGTCTTATTACCTGAAGATATAGGAGCAGCAGGATTGGAATTGGGTTGCTTGTTACATTCGTCGTGTGATGTAGAAGTGAGCCTAGGGCTCCTTCTTCGTCCATCCTGAGAACTCCTGCTTTTACAATCTGTCCACCTCCTCTTTTCTCCTTTCCTGCATGACGGCATGCCACATCTTTCTAAATGCTACACAGTTCTCCACAATGTAAAAGGCAAAAATATGCCATCTTTAAAATTACAACCATTTTAGAATTGGCAGTTAGGCACACTACACATGAGAAGAAAGGTTTAAATGGTAAAAAGTTATGCTTCCAGTCAGATGTAGGTTATTTCAAGATAGAAGAGTGGGGTTTCAGATTTTATACAGCATCATCAGATGTAGGTAAACGAGTAAGGTTTCAGAATTTATACAACAACAAAATAGCCTTATTTCGGTTTTAACATGAATAAAAATCTTGAAGCCGTTGATAACCCGATAGAAAAATGAAAAgggaaaaacggaaaaaaaaaacccaagaaaatagggaaataaacaaggacaatggATATGAACACATAAAAAAAACCTCTTTAAATTTAAAAGTTTTATACTTCACTCCATTGTATATTGCCTTCGTATGACTAATTGACCATAACCTTTTCTAAGACTCTTCCATACATGTAAAAGAATAACCCCATCATGCATTGAATACAAAGCCATGTTAAGCTCACCTTGACATATCCCAAGTGATTAAGGTTAATTAAAAacagaaaataaagagagaagtTATTCCAATATGAAGAAGGAAAGGTGAATGCTTTATAGGAATGCAAGAAAAGATGCTATTTCAGGAAATAATAAGATTTCAGGTAACAAATAACAGAGGAATTATGAGAGTCAATAAATTCAGAGAGAATAAATTTCTGATGAACCAAAAAGGAAGGTGAAGATCAGGTAGCTTTTACACTTAAATAATTGATACTCATTTATGCAGGCATGTAGCTTACTAAAAATTGATGACCGGGGAGGTAACTGTCCTAACCTGGCAACACAATATTCTATATTTGCTGGGATCCAATTAAAGAAAAGCACAGTGCAAAAGTGAGTTTCACAAGTCACAGCGGTTCCTCATTCCTTATTTGCCCATGCAACTTAAATTGTTGTATATGCGGGCAGATTGTGCTCATCCCCGCTAGGGAAGGGTGGCAAGGGTAAAATTAGTCATGTCAGCCTACCCATGTCTGATCCAAATCCTCAGATCTCCCCTTCTTCCGTGATTCTCGCCTTCATAATTTGACGGACTGGGCTTAGCCCATCCTGAAACTGACTCCAAAACACTTGTCCAAACATGCTAAAAATGGGCCACATGAGACGAGCCTTCTTGGACAGAATAGCTCTACTAAACGAAAAAAACAGATTTCAATGATCCTGATTCCCCAGAGATGTTGGAAAGATGATCCAGTACAAGACTCTTCGTACCCTAATTGTTATTCTTGGGTCATTCTTGATGCTAGAAATGCTAGATGTGCTTCGCTGCGGGATTAAGCATACCTAGAACCTTCTTTTCTGACATTTAACAAATCTATGACATGAAATGTGGAGAAATATCACACACATATAACAGAATAACTACCTAAACAGTTTCTGAACAAAAATGGGCTATTCAGCAAACTGTCTCACTAAGCAAATTGTCACACAAAAAATGCTAGCCCTTAAACTTCGTGTATCCATCAGTGAACCAACGAACCTACTCAAAAGCATAGATTTCCAGTCATCAGACTGACATTGCTAATGACTTTATCAACAATATTATTTAGCACACCTGCGATTTTCTGAGCTTGTGTGAGAATCAGACATTGTTCGTCCTGCTCTACTCGTACTAGCCAAAAAATGCTTCAGCAGGCAACATTCTGCTGATTCTGCTGATTCTGCTGCTTGATAAGAGTTCTGCTTCATGTTTAGCAAACCCCACTTGGTTTACTCATTCAGATTTCACAAACATGCCCATTTTTATCACCAGAACTTCGCACCAATCATCCATTGAAAATGAAACCTCactaaagtagccaattcggtTTTTAGGCAACCTGTTAAGCAAAGTCATGGACAACCATTGTCGTACACCCTTTCTTTCAGCAGAATTAGTAAACTCGTTGAGCAGTAGTATACAATAACTCAGGGCGAAACCCATCTGCATCAAAACTGTTATGTTCTCTCTTTACTCCAAAAAAAAACTGTTCTTCCAGTAATCAAAGATCTAGAAGAAATGAAGATATTGGTTTAGCCGGAAACCTTGTCAAGAGGTGGTTTTGTCATACCCTGAACTTTCATTATACAAATATACTTGACAGGTGGTGTAGCGCCTGCCTTACAGCACAGGTCCACCACAGCAGGTGCACGTCCATAGTAGTTCCGCCCTTCATTCAGAAGGACTGGAGGATCCTGTGGCCTACGACACCACGCAATCTTAGGTGGCACCAGATCATCTACGTGGGCCTTCTGCCAAAAGTGATTCTCCTTTTTTTGATACTTAAATACTCCACAAAGGCGGGTCATATGGCCCGAAGGTCCCACATGGACCTCCAAACATCGTTTACAAACCTTTGCTGGGTAAACTAACAATAGTTTTTCGACACCTTTTCTAAGCATTTCCCACGCTTTCAATGTTCTTGTTCCAATAACTTTCAACTCGTCTGTTGACAAGGAGTCGGCTTTGATAGATGTACGGTCTATTATGAGTCTCGATGATGCGTTTGAGTATTGAAGATTTGGATCTTCTAGATGAGTTCCAGCCTGATGGCATAGTTCAACAACAGCTGGAACACGGTCAAAGTTAAATCTTTGGCGGTGTTCGATTACATCTTGGACCCTGCTACCCAGATGGAAAGTTTCTACAGGAACAAGTATATCTTGTAGACTTGCCCTAGTCCATTCATGAAGGTGCTTCTTATCTAGTCTCTTATAACCCCCGCAACTTTGAATTAGATGACCTGTCTCACCAACATATATTTCCGGACAGAACCTGAATGCAATTGCAGTCATCAGAAGAGGCCCAAAAAGGGTAGACAAGAACAACATTACGAGGTAAGGGGGGTCCTCTCTACGCAGCCTTAGCCCTATATCAAACAAAGACAGACTATTTCCAGATGGGTGGATGACCCAAGATAAAAAATTGCATAGCCAATTGCATCAATCAACTGCTACTTTACAAACCAGAAGTGCTACCTAGACAGCTTAGTTATGAAGAACGATATTTTGAAATTTGGCCAGCAAATAGTGCTGAGGTGCGGAAGAACACGGGAAAGCAAGGTAATATACTTTTTACACACTTGGTCTTAGTTAAGTTATATGCGGATATATTTGTTTTGGCAACCAGCTGGTTACAAGTTATATGAGGTGGGTTGGCATTTACAACGCAGAAGTAAATACAAGATCGTCATTTCCACTTTTATCTGAGTAGCATAGATATCACTATTCAAATTTCTGAAAACATTACCGAGCACAGCATGATATCACAATTTAGTAGGTAAAACAATTAAGCAAATAGATGACGTCATTTACTATCATTTGTCGACGGGATGAAGAGTATAAATTTTGTCAATTCTATCGTATGTTTTAGCAAGGTATGCTCTTATATCCCAAATAATGTTCTTCATCCCTAGCCTTCTATGAACGAGGTAATCATGATCAATACTAATAAGAATCCCAACAAGACGCACAGTATCTTACACATCGCCTTCACACTTAGTGGCACCAAATCAATGCGAGTTCTAACAATTCACCAAGCATACTCATTCACACTCTCATAGAAAGCATTCTATTCCACACACCCGGCGTACAATATCCTACACATCTCCCCACACTCACAGTGTCAACATAACTTTGCAAAATCTAACATACACCAAGCATACATAAGCTCTTACCCTCATAAACTCGTACGCCCCTGGTACACAATAGATGCATTTCCCTTTTTTTCATTCACAAAAACATATATGAGACAGTCACCAACCCATTTACCATGTGATCCAAACTAAGTGTTTTCAATTATACGGAACATCAAAGCTATGCAACAATCTATTGGGCACAAAATTCCCTCCTTCAGTCCTTCTACGTAATGTATAGATAACTGCATTGCCCATCAATGGATGTCATCTACAACTATAGTTCTCCATGGAACACGAAAGTCCCTCCTTTCACCTAATACCTTCAAACTCGCAGATGGGATATCAAGCATACAATAACAACATTACCTCAATGCCTCAAtagctcccgcaaattgcggtgTAAGGGATTCGGATACAGCATTAAAACCCAAAAAAACATGAAAATCTCGAAAACCCCAACTCATAAaaacacaaaacaccaacaataaCTTGAAAAACAGAAACATACTTGCAAGTAAGCACAGGAAAGGCACGGAGGAGAGTAGAAACACCAAAAATGAGTTGAGAACGAGCTTGAAGAACTTGTTGAGCAAGAGGGAGCATTGATCTAGGTGGGTTAAAATGAGATCTGTTTTGAATTCTGCTCTTGATGAGATTCTTTAAATCTTCCTTGCTCATGTTGTTTGCACAATACCATCTTTGTCTTCTCATTCCCATTTCATAATTGTATAAATTAGATGAAATAAGGGTGTTGTTCGTGATTTGAACCCAGTTTATGGGTCTGATTAATGCCATTGATTAGTGTTGAGATAGAAGAAGCAATCCAAATTGGAGTGTCGGAATTTTGATCAACACAAGGATACAGCCGTTTGTGTAAAAGGGTCCATCACCGGATTTCGTTCATCTGTGAAAGTGAGAATAATGGTACTTCTTGTATAGGTAGGTTGGTAGTGGTGGACTGGTGGTCAAACATACGGCCCCGGCCGGACCCGGGTCGAGCAAATTCTACCCATCCTGCCCTCGACCTACCCTCAAGTTCCCAACCCGGACCCGTCCTTTGACCCTACCCCAGACCGGTTCCGGGTCCATCTCCACCAGGCCCCGCCCGGCCCGTGTTGATTCCCGACTTGGCTCAGCTCAAGTCCGCCAAACCCAGTCGTTGGCCCGAATGTTTGACCACCCAGATTGGGAATGGAGATGTTAATGAGCGGGCTACAGATCGGGGTTAGGAATTGCAATGGATCTTGGGATCTGTTTAGACCATGTGTATAACACcctcatctaccaaggagccttaacaagatctTCCCTAGTAGATAtcggcgttaccatctcggttgcccgaggaatagtatatcacaacgtcaataaaagaactatcaAAATTAATTACAAGCTTTAACTCAACAAAAGGAGGATACAACTGATGAAACAAAACAACTATGGTGATACTACTCCATGCCAAGACTCGGTGAAAGACACGTCCCTCCAACGCACCCAGATAAGCTCCATATATCAACATCTGCTAAGATTGACTGCTCATcataatggatcaccgcagacacataacaagaaagaaacacagacaaaaccacacaaggtcattaACTGAAGAACATCATACGAAACATGGTATAACACAAGCACAAACGTCCAATTCCAgttcatcaccaatcacctgtctacacactaaagtgtgtagacctgccagaatacccatcgcaacatgtATTTCACACCgtcagtggggaccgcagccttaccacctaagccccgctcaaaaccatagagcgaataacccaatgaccattaatgtgcacatcccccttgtgacgggaaccgcAAGGGGCGGAACAAGGACATAAGCCATACCCGAATATGACTCTACTCAGcggagggcgcacctcgcgaaccacatacaATTACAACCAAAACCACAATACAATCGGAATTACCACGCAATACACATCGCCACTAATCAACAGTTGAGTAGAAAAACCTACATTTAGCGATCCACAGCTAGCATCACATCCCTATGATTGCAAGACAACCACCTACCACACCTAACAACAAAGACGTACCCTTATTACTAACAACCATAACCACAAACGAAAcctaaggatgatgatgatgatgacttacctatgccTGGTATACCGGCGACAAGACCGCAACCCGACTCGAGCCTCCGTCCCCAAGGTAGACTCCAAGAGTGAGGGACTCAAAAGGGTGATGAGGGAGAAAGAGTGTCGTCgatctaggtttaggagaaatgaaaatgaaaaattgatttgggtttaCGACTTCACGATATATATCTTAACGCTGAACCcgtcatactcgatcgagtatggagcctactcgatcgagtggcctctactcgatcgagtcacaagactactcgatcgagtagcctacactATATCGAGTTCCTAACCCCCAAAGGTTACTAAGACGCAAGGCCGATAGTATAAAGATTCCAAGAGGTCAAACATGTGTCTAGGGTGGTCTAAGGTTAGTCAACaggcagtcaacgggtccctaacagggcggctattacagtcttccccccttaaaaaggaactttgttcccgaagttcgactcatcgcCTCCCACACCCCGAAAGTATACTCTAAGCCAAGGTGACTAACAACCCAACCCGACAAGAACCACCATAACCATATCCTTAGACTTCACCTGTAACACCCCTTGAGGTTATGAGAttgagttgtcccacatcggaaaaatATGAggattgtgatatgtttataagggcttccacccaccatttagtaacaaggccttgtgtttttgggcttaagtgaggacaaataatggtcCAAAGGTACACATCTCATCTTATTGAGATTGCgttacgacggtggtgggtcgggttattataaatggtatcagagcaagtgGTCGGGAGTACCtgggtcacacacctagcgggggatgattctgggcttggctgcggtcagcctccgggcacaacgaggacgttgttgTATTTAAGTaggggagtttgtaacaccccaagagatgATTGAGAGTAAGTTGTCCCATATCgggaaaatatggagcttgtgatatgtttataaaggattccacccaccacttagtacaAGGCCTTGTAcgtttgggcttaagtgaggacaaataatgggcccaaaggtacacatctcatctttttgaggttgtgttacgacggtggtgggtcgggttgttatatcaCCCCTAACATGTCATCCACCCTCCCATGCCGACTAATCATCATCATCCGCTCCTCTCGCGAATATAACTATCAACACACAACAGGAGGATATAACTATCAAAACA from Silene latifolia isolate original U9 population chromosome 3, ASM4854445v1, whole genome shotgun sequence harbors:
- the LOC141647600 gene encoding APO protein 4, mitochondrial-like; the protein is MALIRPINWVQITNNTLISSNLYNYEMGMRRQRWYCANNMSKEDLKNLIKSRIQNRSHFNPPRSMLPLAQQVLQARSQLIFGVSTLLRAFPVLTCKFCPEIYVGETGHLIQSCGGYKRLDKKHLHEWTRASLQDILVPVETFHLGSRVQDVIEHRQRFNFDRVPAVVELCHQAGTHLEDPNLQYSNASSRLIIDRTSIKADSLSTDELKVIGTRTLKAWEMLRKGVEKLLLVYPAKVCKRCLEVHVGPSGHMTRLCGVFKYQKKENHFWQKAHVDDLVPPKIAWCRRPQDPPVLLNEGRNYYGRAPAVVDLCCKAGATPPVKYICIMKVQGMTKPPLDKVSG